In the Paludisphaera rhizosphaerae genome, one interval contains:
- a CDS encoding sugar phosphate isomerase/epimerase family protein — protein sequence MNDNRRAFLRRSLLAAAAAPSLLGQATVRAIPPILRKRPSHLKLSVAAYSYRQLLQAKPPKMDMFGFLDLAASLGFDAVEPTSYYFPPDADEAYFSRFKRQAFLEGLDVSGTSIGNNFCVPSGEKRVEQIALAKKWIDRAAWMGAPVIRVFAGQIPKDSTEDVAFGWVIECFNEVLPYAEAKGIVLALENHGGITASADQLLKFVNAINHPNFGVNLDTGNFRTEDPYGDLARLAPYAVNVQVKTEIHPKGKPTEEADLQRIVDILVAALYAGYVVIEYEAAEDVRFAMPRYSRKLRDML from the coding sequence ATGAACGACAATCGTCGCGCTTTCCTGCGCCGCTCGCTGTTGGCGGCGGCCGCCGCTCCCTCGCTGCTAGGTCAGGCGACGGTCCGCGCCATTCCTCCGATCCTTCGCAAGCGGCCCAGCCACCTGAAGCTGAGTGTGGCCGCGTATTCGTATCGGCAGTTGCTGCAAGCGAAACCGCCGAAGATGGACATGTTCGGATTTCTCGATCTGGCGGCGAGCCTCGGTTTCGACGCCGTTGAGCCGACCTCTTACTACTTCCCGCCCGACGCCGACGAGGCTTATTTCTCCAGGTTCAAGCGGCAGGCGTTCCTGGAGGGGCTCGACGTTTCGGGAACCTCGATCGGCAACAATTTCTGCGTTCCGTCGGGCGAGAAGCGGGTCGAGCAGATCGCCCTGGCCAAGAAATGGATCGATCGAGCCGCCTGGATGGGCGCGCCGGTGATCCGCGTCTTCGCCGGGCAGATCCCCAAGGACTCGACCGAGGACGTCGCCTTCGGCTGGGTGATCGAGTGCTTCAACGAGGTTCTCCCCTACGCCGAGGCCAAGGGAATCGTCCTGGCGCTGGAGAACCACGGCGGGATCACGGCGTCGGCCGATCAACTCCTGAAGTTCGTGAACGCGATCAACCATCCGAACTTCGGCGTGAACCTGGACACCGGGAACTTCCGGACCGAGGACCCCTACGGCGACCTCGCCCGGCTGGCTCCCTACGCGGTGAACGTCCAGGTGAAGACCGAGATCCACCCCAAGGGCAAGCCGACCGAGGAGGCCGACCTGCAGCGGATCGTCGACATCCTCGTCGCGGCCCTTTACGCGGGGTATGTCGTGATCGAGTACGAAGCGGCCGAGGACGTCCGTTTCGCCATGCCGCGCTATTCGAGGAAGCTCCGCGACATGCTCTGA
- the der gene encoding ribosome biogenesis GTPase Der — MALPKVVIVGRPNVGKSSLFNWLAGRKIAIVDDVAGVTRDRVGTLVQIGDDDDPRFFELIDTGGVGIVDRDDLDQDVERQIDTAMNEADLILFVVDIREELMPLDEVVAQRLRYMKTPVILVMNKADDAIFDDRGGEFYKLGRGKPIAVSTHQNRNKAQLLRLIEKLLPWEQTERPADAVMKIAVVGRPNTGKSTFINTLAQAERMIVSERPGTTRDSVDVHFELDGLPFMAIDTAGVKRKAKIRDDLDFYSIHRAERSIRRADVVYLFMDPTQGITRLDKQLADYISKEYKPCVFVVNKWDLMLNSDENEGAKGMSRFAHAVQHSFRNMSYMPMAFITAKTGKNVKALLNLSQSLFKQANRRVGTGTLNRVLREAVAAHPPAVRENRPAKIYYATQVGSAPPTVVLFVNSPRLFDATYLRYLLNVFREKLPFHDVPIKLYMRSRKQAEPGDKPPREDGGEEWPEVDEFSLPHEEKPAEDVRFLNREVNELLADLDS, encoded by the coding sequence ATGGCTCTGCCCAAAGTCGTCATCGTGGGTCGGCCCAACGTCGGCAAGTCGTCGCTGTTCAACTGGCTGGCGGGTCGGAAAATCGCGATCGTCGACGACGTGGCCGGCGTCACCCGGGACCGGGTTGGGACGCTCGTGCAGATCGGGGACGACGACGATCCCCGGTTCTTCGAGCTGATCGACACCGGCGGCGTCGGCATCGTCGACCGCGACGACCTCGACCAGGACGTCGAGCGCCAGATCGACACGGCCATGAACGAGGCCGACCTGATCCTCTTCGTCGTCGACATCCGCGAGGAGCTGATGCCCCTCGACGAGGTGGTCGCCCAGCGTCTTCGCTACATGAAGACGCCCGTCATCCTGGTGATGAACAAGGCTGACGACGCGATCTTCGACGATCGCGGCGGCGAGTTCTACAAGCTTGGCCGCGGCAAGCCGATCGCCGTCTCCACGCACCAGAATCGCAACAAGGCGCAGCTTCTTCGGCTGATCGAGAAGCTCCTCCCCTGGGAGCAGACCGAACGCCCCGCCGACGCCGTGATGAAAATCGCCGTCGTCGGCCGGCCGAACACCGGCAAGAGCACGTTCATCAACACGCTCGCCCAGGCTGAGCGGATGATCGTCTCGGAACGGCCGGGAACCACCCGCGATTCGGTCGACGTCCACTTCGAGCTGGACGGCCTGCCGTTCATGGCGATCGACACCGCCGGCGTGAAGCGCAAGGCGAAGATCCGCGACGACCTGGACTTTTACTCGATCCACCGAGCCGAGCGCTCAATCCGCCGGGCGGACGTCGTCTACCTGTTTATGGACCCGACGCAGGGGATCACCCGGCTGGACAAGCAACTGGCCGACTACATCTCCAAGGAATACAAGCCCTGCGTGTTCGTCGTGAACAAGTGGGACCTCATGCTGAACAGCGACGAGAACGAGGGCGCCAAGGGCATGAGCCGCTTCGCCCACGCGGTTCAGCACTCCTTCCGCAACATGAGCTACATGCCGATGGCGTTCATCACGGCCAAGACCGGGAAGAACGTGAAGGCTCTGTTGAACCTGTCGCAGTCGCTCTTCAAGCAGGCCAACCGCCGCGTGGGGACCGGGACGCTCAACCGCGTTCTTCGCGAAGCCGTCGCCGCGCACCCGCCGGCGGTTCGTGAGAATCGTCCGGCGAAGATCTACTACGCCACTCAGGTCGGCTCGGCCCCGCCGACCGTCGTCCTGTTCGTCAACAGCCCCCGGCTGTTCGACGCGACCTACCTCCGCTACCTGTTGAACGTCTTCCGCGAGAAGCTCCCGTTCCACGACGTTCCCATCAAGCTCTACATGAGGTCGCGGAAGCAGGCCGAGCCTGGCGACAAGCCCCCCCGCGAGGACGGCGGCGAGGAGTGGCCGGAGGTCGACGAATTCTCGCTGCCTCACGAGGAGAAGCCGGCCGAGGACGTGCGCTTCCTCAATCGCGAGGTCAACGAACTGCTCGCCGATCTCGATTCGTAA